In Garra rufa chromosome 14, GarRuf1.0, whole genome shotgun sequence, the genomic stretch TCATATTTAGTTTTTTCAGttacatttttacacatttttaaattaatttctgtTCATTTTAATAACCAAAGAAATTATTGAAATGGTTTAGTTAACAATAAGAACATTGCTTACTAGAACATATGTATATATGATTGATAGATGTATATATacatgatatgatatgatattatGATTGAACACCAAGTTTATTCCATTTCTAACTAAATAATTTTTAGTTaaacttttagtaattttgttttgggCTTTTaggttcattttaattattttatttgttttaaatattctaTAAATTATTCTACATTCAGTTTTAATCTTGTGTTATTTCAGTTACATTTTTACAacgttttttaaatttaattttagtttctgTTAATTTTAATTATCAAAAGAAATGAGTAAAATGGTTTTAGTTCACAATAACATTGCTTACTTGAATAGTTTACGATTGAGTTTATGATCGAACACCCAGTTTAATCAATTtctgacaaaataaaaaattcacaaaaaatgcatacacacacatacatatatatatatatatatatattatttttatttatttatttatttatgcatgtttTATTTAGTCAGAAATAGATTCAACTGGGTGTTTAATCACAAACTCAAGGAGAAAAAGATACAAATCTTGGCTGATTTTATTTCTGTTGTGTAATAGTACACTACTCCAAATACAATCACTAAAACACTAGAACAAGAGATGAGTGTGTGACCTTTACAACTCGATCACTCCCACACGTGACCATCAGCCCTCGGCTCGGGTCCATGTCCATGTAAGCGATGTTGTGTTTCCCTTCATGAAACGTAGCCAGAGGAGTCCGACTGCGACACATAAAAGCACAAGAATAAGAAAACCAATCTGACGTATTAACACCGGATCAAACAGAGAAACAAAACAGACTAAATAACTCACTCTTCTTCTCTGATTGTGTCGTAGCAGTCGTCACACATGCGCACCTGGAACTCAAAGCCCATGATGGGGTATGTGGAGCGTTTAGAACTACACTTGCCACAAATCGCCTTACCACACTTCCTGCAGTGATGCTGGGGACAGGAAATGACATGGGCATTACAAAAATGAAGATTTGCTGGGAATGTACTTATCCACAGGCCATCCAtaatgtacagtcatggccaaaagttttgagaatgacacaaatattagttttcacaaagtttgctgctcaactgcttttagatctttgtttcagttgtttctgtgatgtactgaaatataattacaagcacttcatacgtttcaaaggcttttatcgacaattacatgacattcatcattttgcaaagagtcagtatttgcagtgttggcccttctttttcaggacctctgcaattcgactgggcatgctctcaatcaacttctgggccaaatcctgactgatagcaacccattctttcataatcacttcttggagtttgtcagaattagtgggtttttgtttgtccacccgcctcttgaggattgacctcaagttctcaatgggattaagatctggggagtttccaggccatcgACCCAAAATtgcaatgttttggtccccgagccacttagttatcacttttgccttatgacacggtgctccatcgtgctggaaaatgcattgttcttgaccaaactgttgttggactgttggaagaagttgctgttggagggtgttctggtaccattctttattcatggctgtgtttttgggcaaaattctgagtgagcccactcccttggatgagaagcaaccccacacatgaatggtctcaggatgctttactgttggcatgacacaggactgatggtagcgctcaccttttcttctccggacaagcctttttccagatgccccaaacaatcggaaagaggcttcatcggaaaaTATGACTTTGTCCCAGTCcccagcagtccattcgccatactttttgcagaagatcaatctgtccctgatggttttttttggagagaagtggcttctttgctgcccttcttgacaccaggccatctttcaaaagtcttggcctcactgtgcgtcagatgcgctcacacctgcctgctgccattcctgagcaagctctgcactggtggcactccgatcccgcagctgaatcctctttaggagacgattctGGCGCtttctggactttcttggacgccctgaagccttcttaacaatgcagtggaaagttttttttcgggattaagttcattttcatggcaaagaaggactatgcaattcatctgatcactcttcataacattctggagtatatgcaaattgctattataaaaacttaagcagcaacttttccaatttccaatatttatgtaattctcaaaacttttggccacgactgtagatgagtttgtttctttatcagatttggagaaacatatcgtttcatcacttgctcaccaaatggatcctctggagtgaatgggtgccgtcagaatgagagttcaaacagctgataaaaacatcacaataatccacaagtaacaccactccagtccatcagttaacatctagtaaatcgaaaagctgtgtgtttataagaaacaaatctattattaagactgtttacaagcaaaaacagtccttaaaacagttctaaacaaaaatgtcagtggattttgatgtaagaggaCAACAAAGGATGGACTTTTACACTGGAGGAagtattattatggattatggactcacaTTTTGGCTAGAAGTTAAGGTTTaatgttaaaatgtcttaataacatctttgtttcttacaaacacacagcttttcacttcacaagatgttaactgatggacggGGGTGGTGttacttgtggattgttgtgttgtttttatcagctgtttggactctcattctgacggcacccattcactgcagaggatccattggtgagcaagtgatgcaattcTAAATGTCTCCAAATCTgaggaagaaacaaactcatctacatcttggatggcctgaggattaATACATTTCCAGCCAATCTTCGTTTTggagtgaactatacctttaagacaACTTAACAGATGCGTAACAGACTAaaactagatttaaaaaaaaaatttgtcaaGACAACCTTAGGTTGGCTTTAGAAAGCCTAGTCTGAAAGTTTGAAGCAGTTATACAATTTTTGGTAGATAGATTAGATAATTAACATGTAGCAAGCATGTTGCTaatcatgttactaacatgaatggcatgtagttaacatgttgctagcacgtttatagcatgattaacatgttgttaacatgattaacatgcggttagcatgttgctagcatgattagcatgtagttTTTTGCTAATCATGTAGCATTTTGTTAatcatgtttctaatatgattagcatgtttctaatataaATAACATgaagttagcatgttgttaacatgttcctagcatgattagcaagttactagcatattgctaacatgattagcaagttactaacatgattctagcatgattatcatgttactaaagtgttgttagcatgattaacaatttactgacatgttgttagcatgattagcaagttactagcatgattatgtGTTACTATCATGTagttaccatgattaacaagttaatattatgttgttaacatgttttcaacatgattagcaagttcatggcatgttgttagtatgattagcaagttactagcatgataatGTGGTACTATCATGTTGTTactatgattaacaagttactagcatgtttctagcatggttagcatgttactagcatgattagcatattactaacatgttgttagtatgattaacaagttagtagcatgtcgctaacatgattatgttactaacatgtttctagcatgattagcatgttactaacatgttgctaacctgtcaagcatgttgctagcatgtttccagcatgataagcaagttcaTGGcatgcatgattagcaagttactagcatgattctaacacgaTTATGCATTTCtgtcatgttgttagcataattaacaagttactagcatgtttctagcatggttagcatgttactagcatgattagcatattactaacatgttgttagtatgattaacaagttagtagcatgtcgctaacatgattatgttactaacatgtttctagcatgattagcatgttactaacatgttgctaatctgtctaacatgttgttaacacgattaagaagttactagcatgttgctagcatgtttccagcatgattagcaagttcatggcatgttgctagcatgattctagttgctaggcttggctAGTGATAGATAAAAAAATATTAGATAGAGCAGAAGCTTAAATGAGTCTAAATGAATTagaaatagtacatagaagggaagtttgactgagtctcaagggattctgggagcTTAAAATGTTAATTTCGACAGTTGATGATTGAATAGTCTTCGCTCACTTAAGTTTGAGTTTGGTGCTTTTAGcttgaaagctctaggaggagcagCATTCAGAAATTTTAGCcttataagaataataataagaagcttaactttctcaagccaacctaataaGACCAAAAGAGCAATATGATGTCAGAGGAGCAGAAACAGACTCAGATCTTTATATTTTTAACCGTACTGTTGCGCTCAGTACCTGTCGGAGCCCCAGGGTCTTAGAGTCCCACATCTGCTTTATGTTCCAAAAAAACGGCTGTCCGCATTTCTGACAGGAATCGCTGTCCAGCCACTGAGGAGCCTGAAAgtaaacatttaaagagaaagagagataaCATACATCTCCATGACATTTTGAGTAGGAGTCGCTTTCTGGTCACCATAGAGATGGATGCGACTTTGATGACTGACGCAGAGGTTGCCATGGCGACGGCAAGAAACTTCGTCACTGCTCCATGATTAGACAATTTGGCCATGGACTCATTCAATCATACTTTATAATATTGggatatgtgtgtgtgagtgtaaaaACATCCTTTTTGACTAGCGAGTGTATGTGAGCTTGTACTATATCAGTGTTTATAAAGAATTAAACACCTCTTCTCGTGTCGTCTCCATGTTCCACACTGTTATTCCTCCATCAGCAGAGCAAGACACCAGTTGATGGGTCAATGGCAGATACCGCAACGCCTGGACCTTCTCACTGtgtcagaaagagaaagaaacagaGTTTTTGACTGACTATTTCAGACTTCCTATATATGTAAAAGTTTGgggtttttgaaaaaagtctcttctgttctGTTCACATGAAAATCATTCACTTTCTGTATTTTCTTTAAAACTGAAAATAGACAAATAGTTCTCTGTTTTAGTTTCTATGTCATTTACAGCCTGGAAAAACATTTGGCAGTGCTTTATTAGGTTATTactggtgtgtgtatgtgtgttttctcACTGGTGTCCCTGCAGTAGTAATGTGCGTCCCTGTCTGCCACCAATGTCCCACATGATCACACTGTGATCGGACGCTCCAGAAAACAGCCACCTCTGAACCGGATCCCAATATAATGCACCAACACTACCTACAGACAAAGAggaacagacagatagaatggTGTTGAAGGAAAAGCTCAGGTGTTTCTTTTCTTTCACAAACCTGTGAAATCAATTACAAGACTCTTACATCTAcgtgtatgtatttataaaaagCATGCTCTAGTGTGGCTGCATAGAAATTGCtagaattattatataataactatttcatattattttgaaTCACTGAAAAATGGAAaaatttgaatttattaatttaaatatgaataaaaaaagagTATGCCTGACTACTTAGACAAATTCTGCTTTTTAATGAGActttatatgaaataaatataaagataaaaatataaacaagaaATCGGAGTGGCTATCGTGACACCATCACTGCATTTCACTAGACACCACTGGATTCACTGGAGTGTGCAGTGGTGGTGTCACCTACAGTggtatgcgaaagtttgggaatcccttgtagaatctgtgaaaatgtgaataattttaacaaaataagagagatcatacaaaatgcatgttatattttatttagtactgtcctgagtaagatagtttacatcaaagatgtttacatatagtccacaatacaaaataatagctgaaattattaaaataaccccctgcaAAAGTTTGAGAAGTACTAAATGGaagtagcctgggtgtccccatgctgccttccgcgcagcgcgattttattcacgctggaaggcagcatggaaaccatggaccaaattttcacctcagatagggaaccaatcacagaacggggagggagcagcaagacgatgacgccttctatgcgactcaccgaagcaatttgtttataactatggatccagcatggcagcaagttaacattcgatgcagccgttcacatgtcgcgcctaaaaacgcgtggaaaacgctaggcgtgtcgctttctcctttccaaaccgctctgtagcttgcgcatggaaaacgcgagcgcgtcgcaacagcgtcgcttccattatgcgcgcacataccgcgcgtctacatttgaaataacgaactttagcacgcaaaagacgcgacatgtcaACGGCCCCTTAgttagtgttctaagtagtttagaacgcaagattattttgaaaaaagagcaacttttggcgttaaaccatcgctctgtatacgtcatccggtatgattgaaacaattggctatgagctacgcacaggtgcatttgatagacattcgtagcacccaataaacggctctgagCATTCGTAAACcatgcctcaaatacgagaaaatgaacatgtggttcccagaccacgaatcatgaagtcataacgtggtctggcgttagccaggctaaaatggaagtactaaatggaaaaaagtactaaatggaaaaaaacatgcaGTGTACTGATATCAGAATAACAGTTGTGAATGGCTGTTGTGACACCATCACTGCACACTCCAGTGAATCCAGTGAAATGCAGTAAGGATGTCACAACAgctattctgatttacatttcaCTTCATCACTGTATTTCACTAAATAGCACTGGATTCCCTGGAGTGTGCAGTGATGGTGTCACAAAAGCTATTCTGATGTCATGTTTATATCCTACCTATGACATCCATTGAAATGCAGTGATATCTAGTGAAATGCAGTGAGGTGTCACAAAAGATATACTGATCATATTGTGCTTTATGTGCATTTCACTGGATACCCTTGTATTCACTGGCGTGTGCAGTGGTGGTGTCACAATAGACTTTCAGACATCATATTTTAATCTTACCCATGACATACaatgaaatatgatttttaaaatggCTATTGTGAGACCACCACTGCACACTCCAGTGATTGCAGTGGCATCTACTGAAATGCAGTGATAATGTCACAAAATCTATTCTGGTCTTACTGCACTTCCTCACTGCATTTCACTGGTTTGTGACATATCCACTGCTTTGTGACATTTCCACTGCACACTCCAGTGATTCCAGTGGTATCCAGTGAATGCAGTGATGAAGTGAAATGCGATGTCAGAATATTCACTGGAGTGTGCAGCAATGGTGTCACAAAAGTCATTATGATATTATATTAAAGTGTGCAGTGGTATCTAGTAAAATGCAATGATGTGTCACAAGAGCTATTCTGGTCATACTGCACTGGATTTACTGGAGTGTGCAGTGGTTATGATATCAGAATAGCTGTTGTAAATGGCAGTTGTGACACCATGGATACCCCTGGATTCACTGGAACAGTGCTAGTATAACAAAAGCCATTATATTAGCATATTTCACTGGatataatacatattatataaatatgataCCAAAATAGCCTTTGAGAAACCATCACTGCACTCTACAATAAAACCAGTTGTGTCCAGTGAAATGCAGCTATTCTGATTTACCTTTCACTTCATCATTTGCATTTCACCAGATTAACTGGACTATGCAGTGATGGTGTCACAATAGccatcactgcacacaccagtggTATCTAGTCAAATGCAGTGATGTGTCACAAGAGCTATTCTAAAATAACAAATGTGTGTGCATTTGTAGCCGTGTTACCTTCATGTCCCTTTAGCGTGGTAATGACAGAACACGTCTGTTCATCCAGTTTCAGTAGAGTGATCTGCCCTGAATAATCTCCCACAAAGGCATGCTGGGTATCATTATCATATCTACATGTGCAGTCAAGAAAAAACACTGATGATAGAAAATAAGACAGTTTAAAACACGAAATCATTTGCTAGTCCATTAAAGTTTATAACAAATCAATTTCATCAAATTTTGCAGGGGTACTGGTATCAAATCTTTCAAAGACATTCTGGGATTTGTTAACTGGATATTCATGAGCAGTACAGtacatttttgacttttcagtttCCAGAGATGCACAAAAAGCAATATAAGCatacataacaaaatgtaaaatgtctTTAAATGTTTCTCAGAAAGAGACTGAAGGATACTGTAAACAGGAAGCCCATGAGCCAAAGCTGTGGCGTCCCAGCATAGAGCCGCTCTGAGTGCTCATCCAGCTGATGCTTTTATCATGACCTGTACTGATCACCCACTGACTCTCCAGAGAGAAGATGAGCTCCGACACACGGTTCTGATgagctgcacacacacacatacacacacggtgAAGATCAAGgttcaaaattgtaaaaaaaacaaaaacaaaaaaaaaagcatatactGCATACCAGGTTCTTTTAAATAGCATGTAAAAATGTATGCAATTTTATGATAAACAGTAGTGTGCATGAGTAGAGTCATGACCTTGTTTACATTAGGGATTAACATCATTAAccaaaactattaaaatattttacaaaaccctttacaataaggttcattagttaacatgaactaagaatgaacaatacttctacaacatttattaatcttagttaatgttaattttagcatttactaatgcattattaaaatctcaacttgtgtttgttaacagtagtcaatgcactgtgaactaacatgaacaaacaataagcaaatgtatttttaataactaacattaacaaatattaataaacagtgtaataaatgtattgttcattgtttgttcatgttggttcatacattaactaatgttaacaaaatgttgccttggcaattaactgaaataaattaaagttgaagcactaaaatgactgaaattaaagtaaaactgaaaaaaaaaaatagcaatataAAAAGTAACAATTTACAGTAAGGTCCCATAAGTTAACATCAGTTAGAGAATTAACTAACAATGACCAACACATCAGTTACAGTATTTTTTAATCCTcattaatattagttaataaaaacaaaactgtttattgttagttcatgttaggcCAGGAaataactaactgaaataagcctgacttatttggtaaacttgttttaagGAATACCCCCCAGGTAGCAggtacattaaaaaacattaacagaAACTACTGTACTTACTTTctatattttaataatgtattaataaatgaaaaaatgaatatAAACTAAGATGAATATTCCAAAGTGTTACtaaaaaaagcacacaaaaaaaggccaaaaatcaaaaatctaaaaattgaaaatccaaaaataaaagctaatttgaaatattaaaaaggcactaaaatagaaattttacatttaatttttaaaaaaaa encodes the following:
- the LOC141284571 gene encoding WD repeat and FYVE domain-containing protein 1-like gives rise to the protein MAAEIHSRPQSSRPVLLNKIEGHSDSVNAAVLIPKEDGVITVSEDRTIRVWLKRDSGQYWPSIYHTVSSPCSCVSYHHESRRIFIGQDNGAVVEFLISEDFNKMNHVKTYPAHQNRVSELIFSLESQWVISTGHDKSISWMSTQSGSMLGRHSFGSWASCLQYDNDTQHAFVGDYSGQITLLKLDEQTCSVITTLKGHEGSVGALYWDPVQRWLFSGASDHSVIMWDIGGRQGRTLLLQGHHEKVQALRYLPLTHQLVSCSADGGITVWNMETTREEAPQWLDSDSCQKCGQPFFWNIKQMWDSKTLGLRQHHCRKCGKAICGKCSSKRSTYPIMGFEFQVRMCDDCYDTIREEDRTPLATFHEGKHNIAYMDMDPSRGLMVTCGSDRVVKIWDMMQMIGSSVAAGFTPR